A region of the Candidatus Rokuibacteriota bacterium genome:
TAGGACCCGGTCCGGGCGAAGCAGAAGGCCGGCATCGCGGCAGGGTCCGACGGCTTCACGGAGACCATGTCCACGGCGGCGCCCAGCGCCCGCAAGCCCGCGGCGAGCGCGGCGCCGATCCACCGGTAGGTCTCGAGCAAGGTGTCGGCGCCCGGGAAATCGCCGGCCGCCGCCACCACGCTGTACGTGAGCTCGCGCTCGGGCCCCTCGTGGAGGATGGCGCTGCCGCCGGTGGGCCGTCGTACCAGCCCCATCCCCAGGCGCGAGGCCGCCTCGAGGTCGATGCGCCCGTCCAGGGCCTGGGCATACCCGAGCGAGACCGTGGGTGGGGCCCACGCGAAGAAGCGGACCGTCGGCGGCCCGCTTCCCCGGAGTCGGCTCAGCAGGAGCGCCTCGTCGAGCGCCATGTTCGCCGGCCCGTCGAGCGGCTCGGTGACGAGGAGGCGCCAGGCGCTCACGTCACCGGCCGCGTCCAGCGCAGGACCGGCTGGCGCGCGGCGAGCGTCTGGTCGAGCCGCCGCACCGGCGTCGTCACCGGCGCCTCCTGCACCAGCGCCGGGTCCGTCTCGGCCTCGCGGGCGATCTGGATCAGAGCGTCGCAGAAGGCGTCGAGGGTCTCCCGGGACTCGGTCTCCGTAGGCTCGATCATCAGCGCTTCCTCGATGATCAGCGGGAAATACGTGGTGGGCGCGTAGAAGCCGAGGTCCAGGAGCCGCTTGGCGATGTCCATGGCGCTGACCCCGAGGCGCTTCTGCCGGCGCGCCGAGACCACGCACTCGTGCATGCACGGCCCGGGGGCCGAGCGGTCGTAGTCCTTCTCCAGACGCTTGAGGACGTAGTTGGCGTTGAGCACCGCGTTCTCGGACACGGCGCGGAGCCCGTCGGGCCCCATGGTGCGGATATAGGCGTAGGCCCGCACCAGCATGCCGAAGTTGCCCCAGAAGGCCTGCAGCTTGCCGATGGACTGCGGCCGGTTCCAGTCCAGCGCGAACTCCCCGTCCTCCGCCTGCGCCACCACCGGCACCGGCAGGAAGGGCGCCAGGTGCGCCTTGACCCCCACCGGCCCCGCGCCGGGACCCCCGCCGCCGTGGGGCGTCGTGAAGGTCTTGTGCAGGTTGAAGTGACAGACATCGAAGCCGAGGTCCCCCGGACGCGTGAGACCGAGGATGGCGTTGAGGTTGGCCCCGTCCATGTAGACCTGCACGCCCCGGGCATGACACATCTCGGTGATCCGGTGGATCCGCGACTCGAAGAGCCCCAGCGTGTTGGGCTGGGTGATCATGAAGGCCGCCACGTCCTCGTCGAGGTGGCGCTCGAGGTCGGCCAGGTCCACCTCGCCGTTGTCATCCGATCGGAGCTGGACGACGGCGAAGCCCGCCAGGGCCACCGAGGCAGGGTTGGTCCCGTGCGCCGAGTCGGGGATGAGCACCGTGTGGCGCCGCTCGCCCCGCGCCAGATGGTAGGCGCGGATCATGAGGACGCCGGCCAGCTCGCCCTGGGCGCCGGCGGCCGGCTGGAGCGAGACGTGGTCCATGCCGGCGATCTCGGCGAGGTCGCGGGCCAGCTCGTGCATGAGGCCGAGCGCCCCCTGGGAGGCCGCCTCCGGCGTCAGCGGGTGCAGTCGCGCGAACCCGGGCAGCCGCGCCATGTCCTCGTTGACCTTCGGGTTGTACTTCATGGTGCAGGAGCCCAGCGGGTAGAAGTGGGTGTCCACGCCGTAGTTCAGCTGGCTGAGCCGCGAGTAGTGCCGCACGACGTCCACCTCGGACACCTCGGGCAGCTCGGGCGCCCTCTGGCGGATGAACGCGGCGGGCACGAGCGCCGCGGCGTCGCCCCCCGGCACGTCGCAGGCCGGCAGCGAGTAGGCGAAGCGCCCCGGGGAGGAGAGCTCGAAGATCAGCTTGTCGTAGCTCGGTCGCGTGGTCATGGCCCTCGTCCCCTCGCCGCTCACCGCGTGAACTCCTCGAAGAAGGGCGCGCCGTCCGCCGAGCCCCGTACACGAGCGGTAGCCAACTCTACCTTGAAGGGAGCGTTCGCTGCAACATCCGCCACGCAGCGAGGAGCGGTCCAGACCGCGCCTGTTGTCACGCGGCCGACATCGCGGGGACCATCATCCCGCGGTCCCGCGACGAAACGCCTGTCCGTCACGAACGTGGCGAGGTTCGTCACCTCCGGCGGGGGGGACTTGGCGTATCGATCTATGGGAATTGCCGCATGGCTGCGAGCGCGGTACCCAGGGGAGTGGCGTGTGCAGAGCCCACGTATCGACTGCGTGATGCCGAGCACACCATCGGGGGATCCTCGCTCACCGCGGCCTCTCCTGCTCCGGGCAGAGCCCCGGCCCCGCGCCGCCCGGGTTCGGCGCCAGCGCCGCGCCCTGAGCCCGCTGGCACGAGGGCGTCGGCAGCCTTCGTGCCACGCTCCCGGCCCAATGGCGGGGCACAGCGCCAGGTGCTGGTCCGTCTACCGTCCGCCCTGGTCCGTCGGCCCCTTGACGGGGCCGTCGTCCTTGACTAGCATCGCGGTCAGTCGGGCGGGCTGTCTCGGCTCGCGTGGAGGAGTTTGTGTGCGCTGTGCCATCCGCATCGGTGGGAGCACTGGGAGCGAGCCGTGGGGCCCGGGTCCGCACGCGCCGTCACATCCGCGTGCGGACCTCATGTCAGGTTCACGCCCCCGCTCGGCTCGGCCGCCGGTGGGCCGCGAGCCCGCCCCCGGGGACCCCATGCCTGGCCTCTCCTCTCTGCGGTGTTGACCGCGGTGTGCCTTTGTGGGGCAGCGCATGCCACCACGTCAGCGAGAGGCCAGCCGCTTCATCCCATACCCGCTCCCCGCGGACCTTCGGCGAGATCGGCGGCGAGGCCGTGAACAGCGTCTTCTTCGTCCTCGCGTCCGCCGAACGTAAGCCGGAGCGCCGTCTCACCGCCTTCCACCTCATCGGGCCGACGAGGCCCGAGGAGAAGGACGCGCTCCTGCGCGAGCCCGTCTTCACCGTGGCGCGCGAGGCGCATTGCCGAGGGCTGATGCCAGCCACCATGGAAAGGGGTGTGCTCTGATGTCGCGCCTTCGGCTTCCGAGCGGCGACGACCATCCCGAGGCGGCGCGCAAGCACCTCGAGGATGCGTCCGTCCTCCTCCCCGCCGGCCGGGCTGACGGTGCAGCCTACCTCGCGGGCTACGTGGTGGAGTGCGCGCTCAAGTCCCTCATCCTCGTTGCCGCCGGGCATCCTTGGGGTCACGATCTCAACGCGCTCGGGCGCGAGGCACTCCAGCTCGCGGCGCTCCCCGAAGCGAGGTCGGCCC
Encoded here:
- a CDS encoding lipoate--protein ligase family protein, with protein sequence MSAWRLLVTEPLDGPANMALDEALLLSRLRGSGPPTVRFFAWAPPTVSLGYAQALDGRIDLEAASRLGMGLVRRPTGGSAILHEGPERELTYSVVAAAGDFPGADTLLETYRWIGAALAAGLRALGAAVDMVSVKPSDPAAMPAFCFARTGSYELEIGGRKIAGSAQRRQGSGFLQHGSVMLAADPERLRRLFPGEQDPLGGMTTLEAVLGRPPAFDEAARRLAEGFRQVHGIALRPGGLSPEETALAHSLARDKYATTGWTREGCAPGRSWSTVGVPTAGA
- the gcvPB gene encoding aminomethyl-transferring glycine dehydrogenase subunit GcvPB encodes the protein MTTRPSYDKLIFELSSPGRFAYSLPACDVPGGDAAALVPAAFIRQRAPELPEVSEVDVVRHYSRLSQLNYGVDTHFYPLGSCTMKYNPKVNEDMARLPGFARLHPLTPEAASQGALGLMHELARDLAEIAGMDHVSLQPAAGAQGELAGVLMIRAYHLARGERRHTVLIPDSAHGTNPASVALAGFAVVQLRSDDNGEVDLADLERHLDEDVAAFMITQPNTLGLFESRIHRITEMCHARGVQVYMDGANLNAILGLTRPGDLGFDVCHFNLHKTFTTPHGGGGPGAGPVGVKAHLAPFLPVPVVAQAEDGEFALDWNRPQSIGKLQAFWGNFGMLVRAYAYIRTMGPDGLRAVSENAVLNANYVLKRLEKDYDRSAPGPCMHECVVSARRQKRLGVSAMDIAKRLLDLGFYAPTTYFPLIIEEALMIEPTETESRETLDAFCDALIQIAREAETDPALVQEAPVTTPVRRLDQTLAARQPVLRWTRPVT
- a CDS encoding HEPN domain-containing protein, translating into MSRLRLPSGDDHPEAARKHLEDASVLLPAGRADGAAYLAGYVVECALKSLILVAAGHPWGHDLNALGREALQLAALPEARSARYIPRMSQGHPLYDAASGWRETLRYREPGAVTPADAGSWLGEAQAVYESAIVPMRLDGVV